A single Pseudomonas brassicacearum DNA region contains:
- a CDS encoding phosphoglycerate mutase family protein: MIYLIRHATPLIDYKPCNAHSAKLLLDEYNQTSSIDEDEIAAFLRQPDLSQVLLATEANIISSPVNRAYATACQLFDATRIQQDVRLREYDLRLSSIPVLKMGLRRWFALHRILWLLGISMGAASLKAEHQRALGVADELYKSCGESGKTTIVVSHGMFLRTVRKTLQKRGLQARRVYRSGCFTVELLTP, encoded by the coding sequence GTGATTTACCTGATACGTCATGCCACGCCGTTGATCGATTACAAGCCCTGCAATGCGCATTCAGCCAAGCTGCTTCTGGATGAATACAATCAGACCTCATCCATCGACGAAGACGAAATTGCCGCATTCCTGAGACAACCGGACTTGTCTCAAGTGCTTTTGGCGACCGAAGCCAACATCATTTCCTCGCCCGTAAACAGAGCCTACGCGACGGCATGCCAGCTATTCGATGCCACACGTATCCAACAGGATGTTCGATTACGCGAGTACGACCTGCGGCTGAGCAGCATTCCCGTCTTGAAAATGGGTTTGAGGCGTTGGTTCGCGTTGCACAGGATCCTGTGGTTGCTGGGGATTTCAATGGGGGCCGCCAGCCTAAAAGCCGAACACCAGCGGGCGCTCGGTGTCGCCGATGAGCTTTACAAAAGCTGCGGCGAATCAGGGAAGACCACGATCGTTGTCTCTCACGGCATGTTTCTCAGAACCGTCAGGAAAACCCTGCAAAAGCGCGGACTGCAGGCGCGCAGGGTTTATCGCTCGGGGTGTTTTACCGTCGAGTTGCTAACGCCATGA
- a CDS encoding amino acid ABC transporter substrate-binding protein, which translates to MNAKLTKANDLLLVCLLTLAPVLATANTLERVRASNTFTLGYRPDFAPFSVQAEDKAKGYAIDICLRIADKVKTELGLPGLEIRYQPVTVTDEMSAVSSGKIDILCTPTPPTLERRKAVSYSVPIYTAGLSVVVRQDASEALLNVLNGKVARTGPTWRATVNRGLSNQTYATLAGGVSETWLHQQMRLLGVVATLVTVENTDTGLKQVSEGKADAFFAERMMLENLLNTNYAAGNLVLLDRIFEYAPTAMAVDRDDENFRLLVDTTLSEMYRSGEIEQAFDKYLGGASSTAKKLFKVYAIP; encoded by the coding sequence ATGAACGCGAAACTGACCAAAGCCAATGACCTGCTGCTTGTGTGCCTGCTCACGCTGGCACCGGTACTCGCTACTGCCAATACCCTTGAGCGCGTGCGGGCAAGCAATACTTTCACCCTCGGTTATCGGCCGGACTTCGCCCCTTTTAGCGTCCAGGCGGAGGATAAAGCCAAGGGTTATGCCATAGATATCTGCCTGAGAATCGCCGACAAGGTCAAGACCGAGCTGGGTTTGCCCGGGCTGGAGATACGTTACCAGCCCGTCACGGTCACCGACGAGATGAGCGCCGTCAGCTCGGGCAAGATCGACATTCTCTGTACGCCGACCCCTCCCACACTGGAGCGGCGCAAGGCTGTGAGCTACTCGGTACCGATCTATACCGCCGGCCTCTCGGTCGTGGTGCGCCAGGATGCATCCGAGGCGTTGCTCAATGTGCTTAATGGCAAGGTGGCTCGTACCGGGCCAACCTGGCGAGCGACTGTCAACCGTGGGTTGTCCAACCAGACCTATGCCACCCTCGCCGGCGGAGTCTCCGAGACATGGCTCCACCAGCAAATGCGATTGCTGGGTGTGGTGGCCACTCTGGTCACCGTAGAGAACACCGACACAGGCCTTAAACAGGTTTCCGAAGGCAAGGCCGACGCCTTCTTCGCTGAACGCATGATGCTCGAGAACCTGCTCAATACAAATTATGCCGCCGGGAATCTGGTTCTACTGGATCGTATTTTTGAATACGCACCGACAGCAATGGCGGTGGATCGAGACGATGAAAATTTCCGCTTGCTGGTCGACACGACGCTGAGTGAAATGTATCGCTCCGGCGAGATTGAGCAGGCATTCGACAAGTATTTGGGTGGCGCCAGCAGCACCGCCAAAAAGCTGTTCAAGGTTTATGCAATACCGTAG
- a CDS encoding OprD family porin: MQHATFLRWTCTSASTLLGLSLIGVPNAQADFIADSKGSLEARNFYFNRDFRQKGARDKAEEWAQGFLLRMESGYTAGTVGLGLDALGMAGFKLDSGGGTAGTNLLPADLSGGSQDRYGELGLTAKVRVSNSTLKLGTLQIKDPAVSSNDTRLLPGTFKGGLLSVQQIDRLKLTAGQLTQINFVDSTDYQDMTANRIGGSSDKFQFAGADYQFLPNLTAQYRYSLLEDIYQQNYLGFVHTLDLGAGQSFKSDVRYSRSTEDGSFRELDNQAFGALFTYSLAGHALGLGYQRMSGDDPFPYIGRSDPYLVNFVQIGDFANIDERSWQARYDYNFAAIGVPGLTFMTRYITGDNVQRSAPGEGKEWERNTDIAYVVQDGTLKGLGLKWRNATVRSNFGNDLDENRLIVSYTMALW; this comes from the coding sequence ATGCAACACGCCACATTCCTTCGTTGGACCTGCACTTCGGCGAGCACCTTGCTCGGCCTGAGTCTGATTGGCGTGCCGAACGCCCAGGCCGACTTCATCGCCGACAGCAAAGGCAGCCTGGAGGCCCGCAACTTCTATTTCAACCGCGACTTCCGCCAGAAGGGAGCACGGGATAAGGCCGAAGAATGGGCGCAGGGCTTTTTGCTGCGGATGGAGTCGGGATACACCGCCGGAACCGTGGGTTTGGGCCTCGATGCCTTGGGCATGGCCGGCTTCAAACTGGACTCTGGGGGCGGTACAGCGGGCACCAACCTGTTGCCGGCGGATTTGTCTGGCGGCTCACAAGACCGCTATGGCGAACTGGGCCTGACCGCCAAAGTCCGCGTTTCCAACAGCACCTTGAAGCTGGGAACCTTGCAGATCAAGGACCCGGCGGTGAGTTCCAACGACACGCGCCTGTTGCCGGGAACCTTCAAGGGCGGCTTGCTGAGCGTGCAGCAAATCGATCGCTTGAAGCTGACCGCCGGGCAACTCACGCAGATCAACTTTGTCGACTCCACCGACTACCAAGACATGACCGCCAACCGCATCGGCGGCAGCAGCGACAAGTTCCAGTTCGCCGGAGCGGACTATCAGTTCCTGCCGAACCTCACGGCGCAATACCGCTATAGCCTGTTGGAAGACATCTACCAGCAAAACTACCTCGGCTTCGTCCACACCCTGGACCTGGGCGCAGGCCAGTCGTTCAAGAGTGACGTGCGCTATTCGCGCAGCACCGAAGACGGCAGTTTTCGCGAACTCGACAACCAGGCCTTCGGCGCCCTGTTTACCTACAGCCTGGCGGGGCATGCGTTGGGCCTGGGCTACCAGCGCATGAGCGGCGACGATCCGTTCCCGTACATCGGACGCAGCGATCCCTACCTGGTCAACTTTGTGCAGATCGGCGACTTCGCCAACATCGACGAGCGCTCCTGGCAAGCGCGTTATGACTACAACTTTGCCGCCATTGGCGTACCTGGGTTGACCTTTATGACCCGCTACATCACTGGCGACAACGTCCAGCGCAGCGCACCGGGCGAAGGCAAGGAATGGGAGCGCAACACGGATATCGCCTATGTCGTGCAGGACGGCACGTTGAAGGGGCTGGGCTTGAAATGGCGCAACGCGACGGTGCGCTCGAATTTTGGCAACGACCTGGATGAAAACCGGTTGATCGTCAGCTACACGATGGCGCTTTGGTAA
- a CDS encoding LysR family transcriptional regulator, with amino-acid sequence MNLKFLETFVWVARLQSFSLTAEKMFSTQAAISSRIASLEEELGLRLFVRDSRGVSLTPEGLKVLDYAEQMLDVQRALKQSLDTTSPQQGLVRIGVMDTVIHTWLSPLMSMLMQAFPAVEIEITADAARNLCEQLQKGYLDIVFQTDLVRHESVRNLELGHYPMHWIAASQSIYARPYASLVEMAGERIITFVKHSRPHQDVLNLLYAHGVSAPRVSCVNSVSAMTRLIRDGFGIGALPAALVAKPLSSGELIQLEPGTALPQLDVVASWRAGVGLELIENIVQMSRQVVSQYAVDVGPQRMVVAPGLNSQPPLE; translated from the coding sequence ATGAACCTCAAATTCCTCGAAACCTTTGTCTGGGTCGCCCGGCTACAGAGTTTCAGCCTCACCGCCGAGAAGATGTTCAGCACCCAGGCGGCGATCTCCAGCAGGATCGCTTCGCTGGAAGAGGAGTTGGGCCTGCGCCTGTTCGTACGGGACTCACGCGGGGTTTCGCTGACACCCGAAGGCCTCAAGGTGCTCGACTACGCCGAACAGATGCTCGACGTGCAGCGGGCGTTGAAGCAGTCACTGGACACCACCAGCCCGCAACAAGGCCTGGTGCGCATCGGCGTGATGGACACGGTGATTCACACCTGGCTCAGCCCCTTGATGTCGATGCTGATGCAAGCCTTCCCCGCCGTGGAAATCGAAATCACCGCCGATGCCGCGCGCAATCTCTGTGAGCAATTGCAGAAAGGCTACCTGGACATCGTGTTCCAGACCGATCTGGTCCGCCATGAAAGCGTGCGCAACCTGGAACTGGGTCACTACCCCATGCACTGGATCGCTGCCAGCCAGTCGATCTACGCCCGCCCCTATGCGTCGCTGGTGGAGATGGCCGGCGAGCGCATCATCACCTTCGTCAAGCATTCGCGACCGCATCAGGATGTACTCAATTTGTTGTACGCCCATGGCGTGAGTGCGCCGCGGGTCAGTTGCGTCAACTCGGTGTCGGCCATGACCCGATTGATTCGCGACGGATTCGGCATCGGCGCCTTGCCCGCCGCGCTGGTGGCCAAGCCCCTGTCCAGCGGCGAATTGATCCAGCTCGAACCCGGCACCGCCCTGCCCCAACTCGACGTCGTTGCCTCGTGGCGCGCGGGTGTCGGCCTGGAACTGATCGAGAACATCGTCCAGATGAGTCGCCAGGTGGTCAGCCAGTACGCCGTTGATGTCGGGCCGCAACGCATGGTGGTGGCTCCCGGGCTGAACAGCCAGCCACCTCTTGAATAA
- a CDS encoding Orn/Lys/Arg decarboxylase N-terminal domain-containing protein → MASLLPAKLFPLTTLFRANMCSTNKTHAGILASLLWQKGIAPDKCDFNSIPREAPMSRSQTRLPADLAQRFPVLIVANALETDDNILVRSVKSIATALHENEMAVEWVRSLEEALIAIKANSTYCCAIIGWGLCENAPDQALQLIQLMRRRTAHLPIMLGMSHAHQSRVPLAFIECIDGFIWQPEDSTEFIAGRIEAAARRYLDTILPPFFGALVNFADTHEYSWHTPGHTGGTAFMKTAVGRTFLDFYGEQMLRSDLSVSVGPLGSLNDHSGPIDEAEKYAARVFGADFTFFSVGGSSASNEIVLHSAVTDGDTVLVDRNCHKSLNYALNMSGAVPLYLRPRRNARGLIGPVPFMELTPAAVARKIADSPLVTDKQARPVLAVLTNSTYDGLCYNVQTTTRELSQSVDRIHYDEAWYAYARFNPLYEGRYGMHRGERYPDDATVTVTHSTHKLLAALSQASMIHVRSGKVEVKPALFNEAFMMHTSTSPQYSLIASIDVSSKMMDDAGTYLTDESIDEAIAFRLAMARLSNEIRERDGSDWWFGVWQPDEVNGVSFAELNPEVLHHGDAWVLKPEASWHGFGDLGTDYCMLDPIKVTVLTPGQTVEGRMEDSGIPAPLVSSFLSSRGIVVEKTEPYSILVLFSLGVTKGKWGSLIAGLMEFKKHYESNTPLEQVLPELVHNHAERYSDMGLKDLAEAMHQDMISSQMLRNMDAAYTLLPDPVASPRATYARLVKGDIEQIAVCDMLDRTVAVQIVPYPPGIPLMMPGEKAGADKKAIVDYLLAMELFDGHFPGFEHDNHGVEIERDSSGRPTYKVYVVKN, encoded by the coding sequence ATGGCCTCCCTATTACCCGCAAAATTGTTTCCTTTAACAACACTGTTCCGCGCAAACATGTGCAGCACCAACAAGACCCATGCCGGCATCCTGGCGAGCCTCCTGTGGCAGAAAGGCATCGCCCCTGATAAATGCGATTTCAACTCGATTCCAAGGGAGGCGCCCATGAGTCGCTCGCAAACACGGTTACCCGCCGACTTGGCGCAGCGCTTCCCCGTATTGATCGTGGCCAATGCTCTGGAAACCGACGACAACATTCTGGTGCGCAGTGTCAAATCCATCGCCACAGCGCTGCACGAGAATGAAATGGCAGTTGAATGGGTAAGATCTCTTGAAGAGGCCCTAATCGCCATCAAGGCAAACTCGACCTACTGCTGCGCGATCATTGGCTGGGGGCTGTGTGAGAACGCGCCTGATCAGGCTCTGCAACTTATCCAGCTGATGCGCCGGCGAACGGCTCATCTACCGATCATGCTGGGGATGAGCCACGCCCATCAGAGCCGGGTACCGTTGGCATTTATCGAATGCATTGACGGGTTTATCTGGCAGCCTGAAGACAGCACCGAGTTCATTGCCGGGCGCATAGAAGCGGCAGCCCGCCGCTACCTGGATACTATCCTGCCGCCGTTCTTCGGCGCATTGGTCAACTTTGCCGATACGCACGAGTATTCCTGGCATACCCCTGGCCATACCGGCGGCACCGCATTTATGAAAACTGCTGTCGGACGTACGTTCCTCGATTTCTATGGTGAGCAGATGCTTCGCTCCGACCTCAGTGTATCGGTCGGTCCATTGGGGTCGCTGAATGACCACTCAGGCCCCATAGATGAAGCGGAGAAGTATGCTGCTCGGGTGTTCGGTGCCGACTTCACCTTTTTCTCGGTCGGAGGCAGTTCGGCGAGTAACGAGATCGTCCTGCATTCGGCAGTGACCGACGGCGACACCGTGCTGGTCGATCGCAATTGTCACAAGTCTTTGAACTATGCGTTGAACATGTCCGGGGCGGTGCCGCTGTACTTGCGTCCAAGACGCAATGCTCGGGGTCTGATTGGTCCGGTCCCGTTTATGGAACTGACGCCGGCTGCAGTTGCCCGAAAAATCGCCGACAGCCCGCTGGTGACCGATAAACAAGCGCGCCCCGTGCTCGCGGTCCTGACCAACTCGACCTACGATGGCCTCTGCTATAACGTGCAAACCACCACTCGCGAGCTGAGCCAGAGCGTTGACCGTATCCACTACGACGAAGCCTGGTATGCCTATGCGCGCTTCAACCCGCTTTACGAAGGCCGGTATGGCATGCACCGTGGCGAACGCTATCCTGACGATGCCACCGTCACAGTCACTCACTCCACCCACAAGTTACTGGCAGCGCTTTCACAGGCTTCGATGATCCATGTCCGATCGGGAAAGGTTGAAGTCAAGCCGGCCCTGTTCAACGAAGCTTTCATGATGCACACCTCGACGTCCCCGCAATACAGCCTCATCGCCTCGATTGATGTCTCGTCAAAAATGATGGATGACGCAGGGACCTACCTGACCGATGAGTCCATCGACGAGGCGATCGCCTTCCGCCTGGCCATGGCCCGCCTGAGCAATGAGATACGAGAGCGAGATGGCAGTGATTGGTGGTTTGGTGTCTGGCAACCCGATGAAGTCAATGGTGTTTCTTTTGCTGAACTCAACCCTGAAGTTCTGCACCACGGCGATGCCTGGGTACTCAAACCGGAGGCCAGTTGGCATGGCTTCGGTGACTTGGGCACTGATTACTGCATGCTCGACCCGATCAAGGTCACGGTGCTGACGCCTGGCCAGACGGTCGAGGGCCGGATGGAGGACAGCGGTATCCCCGCACCGCTAGTGTCGTCCTTCCTCTCCAGTCGCGGCATCGTGGTCGAGAAAACCGAGCCGTATTCAATTCTCGTGCTGTTCAGCCTAGGCGTGACCAAAGGTAAATGGGGCTCGCTGATCGCCGGTTTGATGGAGTTCAAGAAACACTATGAGAGCAACACGCCGCTGGAGCAGGTCCTGCCCGAGTTGGTCCACAACCACGCCGAGCGCTATAGCGATATGGGGCTCAAGGACCTGGCCGAAGCCATGCACCAGGACATGATCAGCTCACAGATGCTGCGCAACATGGATGCGGCCTACACCTTGCTGCCGGACCCGGTCGCTTCGCCTCGGGCCACCTACGCCAGATTGGTAAAAGGCGATATTGAGCAGATCGCAGTGTGCGACATGCTGGATCGCACCGTGGCCGTGCAGATCGTGCCTTATCCGCCGGGCATTCCATTGATGATGCCCGGAGAAAAAGCGGGGGCCGATAAAAAGGCCATCGTCGATTACTTGTTGGCGATGGAGCTGTTCGATGGCCATTTCCCAGGCTTCGAACATGACAATCATGGTGTGGAGATCGAGCGTGACAGCTCGGGTCGGCCAACCTACAAGGTCTATGTGGTCAAAAACTGA
- a CDS encoding class I SAM-dependent methyltransferase → MSSSEATLLQSWHHNAQSWIEAIRTGAIESRLTVTDQAMLLAVQSRQPERVLDLGCGEGWLLRALAERGIEAVGVDGDATLVDAARAAGSSSVHLASYDALVEAKVDVGSGYDLICANFALLHQDIIPLLTAMNALLCPGGALVVQTLHPWTMAAGDYQDGWREETFDGFKGQWQPMPWYFRTLSSWLNALDMAGFRLVGLQEPQHPQSPMPQSLLLVAEQSPSWR, encoded by the coding sequence ATGTCGTCCTCGGAAGCCACCCTCCTCCAAAGCTGGCACCACAACGCCCAGTCCTGGATCGAAGCCATCCGCACGGGGGCTATCGAAAGCCGGCTGACGGTCACGGACCAGGCCATGCTACTGGCGGTGCAGAGCCGCCAGCCCGAGCGCGTGCTCGATCTGGGCTGCGGCGAAGGCTGGCTGTTGCGGGCGCTGGCTGAACGGGGCATCGAAGCGGTTGGTGTGGATGGTGACGCGACGCTGGTCGATGCGGCGCGGGCGGCGGGTTCCTCGTCGGTGCATCTGGCAAGCTATGACGCGCTGGTGGAGGCGAAGGTGGACGTCGGCAGCGGCTACGACCTGATCTGCGCCAATTTCGCCCTGCTGCACCAGGACATCATCCCATTGCTCACCGCGATGAACGCCCTGCTCTGCCCAGGCGGCGCGCTGGTGGTTCAGACGCTGCATCCATGGACCATGGCCGCAGGCGATTATCAGGACGGTTGGCGAGAAGAAACCTTCGATGGGTTCAAGGGCCAATGGCAACCCATGCCGTGGTATTTCCGGACGTTGTCCAGTTGGCTCAATGCACTGGACATGGCCGGCTTTCGACTGGTCGGCCTGCAGGAACCGCAGCACCCACAAAGCCCGATGCCGCAGTCATTGCTGCTGGTGGCCGAGCAATCCCCGTCATGGCGTTAG
- the potE gene encoding putrescine-ornithine antiporter: protein MADSNKKMSLMGLTTLVTVNMMGSGIIMLPTSMAQLGAVSLLSWIVTAIGSMAIAYCFSQCGIYCPRSGGLSAYTEEAHAKSGFFLCSYLYFLSLAIANVAVAISAVGYMTSFLPWLGSGAIPLFIGTVGLLWLTTVANFGGPAITGKIGAITVWGVIIPVAGLSIIGWFWFKPEVLAEAWNPNNLPISEAIGKAIPLTLWAFLGMESAAQASDAVEDPKRTVPLACLLGTLGAAVVYVLSTTVIQGIIPNAELANSSAPFALVYAQMFNPLVGNIIMALAVIACVGSLLGWQFTLAQTAKMTADQGMFLKLFSKVSARNAPIVGMLVCGVLQTLLALSTISPNASAQFGKLVSLAAVTNLIPYVTAATGLLVMMYKAKVSTSVYTRNTALLLIAVAYSLYALYSCGKDAVFGGTLVLAFGYLLYGFLAKRFVETPPTVQTRADNP, encoded by the coding sequence ATGGCCGACTCAAACAAGAAAATGAGCCTCATGGGGCTCACTACATTGGTGACGGTGAACATGATGGGGTCGGGCATCATCATGTTACCGACGAGCATGGCGCAACTCGGTGCCGTTTCATTGCTGTCATGGATCGTCACCGCCATAGGTTCCATGGCCATCGCTTACTGTTTTTCCCAGTGCGGCATCTACTGTCCGCGCTCAGGCGGTTTGTCCGCCTATACCGAAGAGGCGCATGCCAAATCAGGCTTCTTTCTCTGCTCGTACTTGTACTTCCTTTCGCTGGCCATCGCCAACGTGGCGGTCGCCATCTCTGCGGTGGGGTACATGACATCGTTCCTGCCCTGGTTGGGCAGTGGTGCCATTCCGCTGTTCATAGGAACCGTCGGCTTGCTCTGGCTGACCACCGTGGCCAACTTTGGTGGCCCCGCAATCACCGGCAAAATCGGTGCGATTACCGTATGGGGCGTGATCATTCCGGTGGCAGGCTTGAGCATCATCGGTTGGTTCTGGTTCAAACCCGAAGTGCTGGCTGAAGCCTGGAACCCGAACAACCTGCCAATCTCCGAAGCCATTGGCAAAGCTATTCCCCTGACCCTGTGGGCCTTCCTCGGCATGGAGTCAGCCGCGCAAGCCTCCGATGCGGTAGAAGATCCCAAGCGTACTGTGCCGCTGGCCTGCCTGTTAGGCACGCTGGGAGCGGCAGTGGTCTATGTGCTGTCGACCACGGTCATCCAGGGCATCATACCCAACGCCGAACTGGCCAATTCATCGGCCCCTTTTGCGCTGGTCTATGCGCAAATGTTCAACCCTCTCGTGGGCAATATCATCATGGCGCTGGCGGTGATAGCTTGTGTCGGCTCGCTGCTTGGCTGGCAGTTCACCTTGGCGCAAACGGCCAAGATGACGGCTGACCAGGGCATGTTTCTAAAACTGTTCAGCAAGGTCAGCGCACGGAACGCACCCATTGTCGGCATGCTCGTCTGCGGGGTGTTGCAGACCTTGTTGGCGCTGTCGACCATTTCGCCCAATGCCAGTGCGCAATTCGGAAAGCTGGTGAGCCTGGCGGCTGTGACGAACTTGATCCCCTACGTGACGGCGGCCACTGGCCTGCTGGTCATGATGTACAAAGCCAAAGTCAGTACAAGCGTATACACCCGCAACACGGCGCTGTTACTGATAGCCGTGGCCTATTCGTTGTACGCCCTCTATTCCTGCGGCAAGGATGCGGTATTCGGTGGCACCCTGGTCCTTGCGTTCGGCTACTTGCTCTATGGCTTTCTCGCCAAACGTTTTGTCGAGACACCGCCAACCGTTCAGACCCGGGCCGACAACCCTTGA
- a CDS encoding TerC family protein, giving the protein MEWIVDPTAWLGLLTLIVLELVLGIDNLVFIAILADKLPPEQRDRARIIGLSLALLMRLGLLASISWMVTLTNPLFEIFGKTFSGRDLIMLFGGVFLLFKATMELHERLEGHVAQRSSNAAYAMFWPIVAQIVVLDAVFSLDAVITAVGMVEHLSIMMIAVMFSIGLMMIASKPLTKFVNGHPTVIMLCLGFLMMIGFSLTAEGLGFHIPKGYLYAAIGFSILIELFNQLARSRRKKSLQGLRPMRERTAHAVLRLLGGQKLGADEVGEEIADMLEGDEPEQVFHRRERVMISGVLQLAERPIRSVMTPRAQIDYLDLADAAQEIRTALMHSSYSRLPLIRDGRVDEPLGFVHKKELLKEILAGNQPNLEVMARKVVNLLDSFTILNALEQMRKESTHIAFVVNEFGDFVGLLTMTDILESIAGELPDASEIEGPNIVPQQEGFLVSGALNLSQVREHIGFQAKATENYQTLAGLVMSLLDRLPIIGDTLNWQGWSMTVMEVEERRVTRVLLRKE; this is encoded by the coding sequence ATGGAATGGATCGTCGACCCCACGGCATGGCTGGGCCTGCTGACTTTGATCGTGTTGGAGCTGGTGCTCGGCATCGATAACCTCGTATTCATCGCCATCCTCGCGGACAAACTTCCGCCCGAGCAGCGCGACCGTGCCCGTATCATCGGCCTGTCCCTGGCGTTGCTGATGCGCCTTGGCCTCCTCGCCAGCATCTCCTGGATGGTGACGTTGACCAACCCGCTGTTCGAGATATTCGGCAAGACATTCTCGGGACGGGACTTGATCATGCTGTTCGGCGGCGTGTTCCTGTTGTTCAAGGCAACCATGGAGTTGCATGAGCGACTCGAGGGCCACGTGGCGCAACGTTCCAGCAATGCCGCCTATGCGATGTTCTGGCCTATCGTTGCGCAGATTGTGGTACTGGACGCGGTTTTTTCCCTGGATGCGGTGATCACCGCCGTGGGTATGGTGGAGCACCTGTCGATCATGATGATCGCAGTGATGTTCTCTATCGGCTTGATGATGATCGCGAGTAAACCGCTGACAAAATTCGTCAACGGCCACCCTACCGTCATTATGCTGTGCCTGGGTTTCCTGATGATGATCGGATTCAGCCTCACCGCTGAGGGCCTTGGTTTTCACATCCCGAAAGGCTACTTGTACGCCGCGATTGGTTTCTCGATCCTGATTGAATTGTTCAACCAGCTGGCGCGCTCGCGTCGCAAGAAAAGCCTGCAAGGTCTACGGCCGATGCGCGAGCGTACCGCTCATGCGGTGTTGCGCCTGCTGGGCGGTCAAAAGCTGGGGGCCGATGAAGTCGGCGAGGAAATCGCCGACATGCTGGAAGGCGACGAACCGGAGCAGGTTTTCCATCGGCGCGAACGGGTCATGATCAGTGGCGTGCTGCAATTGGCCGAGCGCCCGATACGCAGTGTGATGACGCCTCGTGCGCAAATCGACTACCTCGACTTGGCAGATGCTGCGCAAGAAATCCGTACGGCGCTGATGCACTCTTCTTACTCCCGCTTGCCGTTGATTCGGGATGGACGCGTGGATGAGCCACTAGGCTTTGTCCATAAGAAGGAACTGCTTAAGGAAATACTGGCAGGCAATCAGCCGAATCTGGAAGTCATGGCGCGCAAAGTCGTCAACCTGCTCGACAGCTTCACGATCCTTAATGCACTGGAGCAAATGCGTAAGGAGTCGACCCACATCGCGTTCGTGGTGAACGAGTTCGGTGACTTCGTGGGGCTTCTCACGATGACTGACATCCTGGAATCCATTGCAGGTGAACTGCCGGATGCCAGTGAAATCGAAGGCCCGAACATTGTTCCCCAGCAAGAGGGTTTTCTCGTCAGCGGTGCCCTGAATCTCAGCCAAGTTCGCGAACACATCGGCTTCCAGGCGAAAGCAACGGAAAATTACCAGACGCTTGCCGGGTTAGTGATGAGCCTGCTGGATCGCTTGCCAATCATTGGAGACACGCTCAACTGGCAAGGGTGGAGCATGACCGTGATGGAGGTTGAAGAACGTCGGGTGACCAGGGTGCTGTTGCGCAAGGAATAA